From the genome of Miscanthus floridulus cultivar M001 chromosome 10, ASM1932011v1, whole genome shotgun sequence, one region includes:
- the LOC136485246 gene encoding uncharacterized protein, which translates to MAAAVSGPADLSPAMAPRRRGRPPKNPAPADPASPLAAPAEPEEVMGDYERERAARIRENMERMQKLGILDLAHTLSQSAAASGNGRRRRKPVEPGSVDAARVKPAPPPPSRRSLRLKDVEPVIYCETEPKKEKHSADGKTAVIEIGAKEEIYTEEHDKLLGTCSTPWTLFVDGYGKDGKRIYDQVRGQTCHQCRQKTLGHHTSCCKCQIVQGQFCGDCLYMRYGENVLEVKKNPNWICPVCRGICNCSICRTKKGWFPTGAAYRKVVGLGYKSVAHFLIATHRASSVNSEDSSSADKKELLSAKSETSCISDHDGLDANEIPEDGETSSRAKLNKATRRQVKKSSHGDKDDSRSESVVTSDCQDDQANKDAGCVTPSSKPMSRKRKYAERRSPDCIASRLRSRLNMP; encoded by the exons atggccgccgccgtttcCGGCCCCGCGGACCTGTCGCCGGCGATGGCCCCGAGACGGCGGGGCCGGCCGCCGAAGAACCCGGCCCCCGCCGACCCGGCGTCCCCGCTGGCCGCGCCGGCCGAGCCGGAGGAGGTGATGGGGGACTACGAGCGCGAGAGGGCCGCGAGGATCCGGGAGAACATGGAGCGGATGCAGAAGCTCGGCATCCTCGACCTCGCGCACACCCTCAGCCAGTCTGCCGCCGCCTCGGGCAATGGGCGGCGGCGCCGGAAGCCCGTCGAGCCAGGGTCCGTTGACGCGGCCAGGGTgaagcccgcgccgccgccgccctcgcggAGGTCGCTCAG gtTGAAGGACGTGGAACCAGTAATCTATTGTGAAACTGAGCCAAAGAAAGAGAAACACTCTGCAGATGGCAAAACAGCAGTAATAGAGATAGGAGCCAAGGAAGAAATATATACTGAAGAGCACGACAAGCTCTTGGGTACATGCAGCACTCCTTGGACTCTCTTTGTCGATGGCTATGGCAAGGATGGAAAGCGCATCTATGATCAAGTGAGGGGTCAAACCTGTCATCAGTGCCG ACAGAAAACTCTTGGTCATCATACAAGCTGCTGTAAATGCCAGATTGTCCAAGGGCAGTTTTGTGGAGATTGTTTGTACATGAG GTATGGTGAGAATGTGCTAGAAGTTAAAAAGAATCCTAACTGGATATGTCCAGTTTGCCGTGGCATCTGTAATTGCAGTATATGCAGAACTAAGAAAGGATGGTTCCCTACTGGTGCTGCGTATAGGAAG GTGGTGGGACTTGGGTACAAATCTGTGGCACACTTTTTAATTGCAACACATCGAGCCTCATCAGTTAACTCAGAGGATTCAAGCTCAGCTGACAAAAAGGAGTTGCTGTCTGCTAAATCTGAAACCTCATGCATTTCTGATCATGATGGCCTGGATGCCAATGAGATCCCAGAGGATGGAGAAACGAGCAGCAGAGCTAAGCTGAACAAAGCAACTCGCCGCCAAGTGAAGAAGAGTTCtcatggtgacaaagatgatagCAGAAGTGAGTCCGTGGTGACATCTGATTGCCAGGATGATCAAGCCAACAAGGATGCTGGGTGTGTCACTCCATCTTCTAAGCCAATGTCAAGGAAGAGGAAGTACGCTGAACGAAGAAGCCCTGACTGCATCGCAAGCAGGCTGCGGTCTCGGCTCAACATGCCATGA